One Archangium violaceum genomic window, GGTGCGCGCCGCGGGCCTCAACTTCCTGGACGTGCTGTCCGCGCTGGGCATGCGCCCGGATGTGGAGCCGGACGGGGTGGTGAAGCCGGGTGGCGAGTGCTCGGGCGTGGTGGTGGCGGTGGGCGAGGGTGTCACCGAGGTGCGTCCGGGGGACGCGGTCATCGCCCTGGCGCCCTTCAGCTTCAGCACCCACGTCACCACCTCGGCGACCTTCGTGGCGCTCAAGCCGCCGCACCTGTCCTTCGAGGAGGCGGCGGGCATCCCCATCACCTTCATGACGGCCCACTACGCGCTGAACCACGTGGGCCGGTTGCAGCGCGGGGAGCGGGTGCTCATCCACTCGGCCTCGGGTGGCACGGGGCTCGCCGCCGTGGCGCTGGCCCGGCTCGCGGGCGCGGAGATCTTCGCCACCGCGGGCAGCGAGGAGAAGCGCGCGTACCTGCGCTTCCTGGGCATCCATCACGTGATGGACTCGCGCTCGCTGGCCTTCGCCGAGGAGATCCGCGGCCTCACCGGCGGCGAGGGCGTGGACGTGGTGCTCAACTCGCTCAGCGGCGAGGCCGTCTCCACGAGTCTCTCGGTGCTCGCGCCCTATGGCCGCTTCCTGGAGATCGGCAAGCGGGACATCTACGAGGACCGGCGATTGGGACTGGCCCCGTTCCAGCGCAACCTGACCTACTCGGCCATCGATCTGGCGCGCATGCTGCGTGAGCGGCCCGCGCTCGCGGGTTCACTGCTGCGCCAGGTGGTGGCCCTGTTCGCGGACCGCACCCTGTCGTCTCCGCCGGTGCGAGCCTTCCCGCTGTCCCATGCGGAGGAGGCCTTCCACCACATGGCCCAGGCACGGCACATCGGGAAGATCGTCCTCTGCCCGGACGTCTCCCCCGAGGTCCGCATCGCGCCGCTCGCCGGCGCCGTCCGGCCAGATGGCACGTACCTCATCACGGGGGGGCTGGGAGGTATCGGGCTGGTGCTCGCTCGCTGGCTCGTGGAGCAGGGGGCGCGCCACATCGTCCTGTTGGGACGCGGCCGGCCCACGTCGCAGCAGGCCCAGGAGACACTCGCCCGGTTGTCGGCGGCGGGAGCGCGGGTGGTGGTGGCGTCGGCGGATGTCACCCAGCCAGAATCCCTGGCCGTGCTCCTCGCGGACATCTCCCGCAGCGGACCTCCGCTGCGTGGCATCTTCCACGGTGCGGCGGTGTTGGACGACGGCATCATGCTGCAGCTCGATCGCGAGCGCCTGCACCGGGTGATGGCTCCGAAGGTGGAGGGTGCGTGGAACCTGCACACCCTGACGAGCGGACAACCCCTGGACTTCTTCGTTCTCTTCTCCTCGGCGGCCTCGGTGCTCGGCGCGCAGGCCCAGTCCAACTACGCCGCGGCCAATGCCTTCCTCGATGTGCTGGCCTGGCACCGGCGGACACGGGGGCTGCCGGCCCAGAGCATCAACTGGGGTCCCTGGTCCGAGGTGGGTCTCGCCGCGGCGCGGCCCGAGCGGGGCGCCCGTCTGGAGTCGTACGGCTTGAGCAGCATCAGCCCCACCCAGGGTCTGGAGATCCTCGAGCGGCTGCTGCGTGAGGACCGGGAGCAGGTGGTGGTGCTGTCCTTGAACGTCGCGCGCTTGCGGCGCTCCCCTCAAGTGATCATGTCTCGTCCCCTGTTGGTCGAGCTCCTTGCGGGAGAGGGTGAGGCGGGCGGTGTCCGGCTCGATGCCGCCGCCATCCTGCGCACCCTCCGCTCCGTGCCGCCCCCCGAGCGCCGCTCGCTCCTCGAGTCTCACCTCCAGGAGCAGGTGGCCCGCACGCTCCGCATGGCTCCCGAGAAGCTGTCGTTGATCCAGGCGCTCAACCGGATGGGGCTCGACTCGCTCATGGCCATGGAGCTGAAGAAGCGTGTCGAGGCCAGCCTCGGGGTGTCGCTCCCCGTGGTTCGTTTCCTGAAGGGCCCCAGCATCTCCGAGCTGGCCGGAGAGCTGCTGGAGCACATCGCCACCGGAGACGCGCTCGAAGCCGTCCTGGTGCCCACGGCCGCCACCCCGGCCGCGGATGATGGAGAGTGGGAGATCGTACGTCTATGAGTATCCAGGTGTTGCTGTCCGAGCTGGCCCGCCGTGGCATCCAGCTCTCCCTTGTCGAGGGGCAGATCGACGTACGCGCGCCCAAGGGCTCCCTCACGCCCGAGCTACGCAACGAGCTGGCCCGCAGCAAGGAGGAGCTCCTGGCCGTCATGCGCGCTCGCGCCGGGGGGGGCGAGCGCCAGCTCCCGCAGCTCGTTCCGGATCCGGCCCACCGTCATGAGCCCTTTCCGCTCACGGACATCCAGCAGGCCTATTGGATCGGCCGCAGCGCCGCGTACGACCTGGGCGACGTCTCCATCCACCTCTATACCGAGCTGGATGCCGTGGGGCTGGACCTGGAGCGGCTGGAGCACGCGTGGAACGCGGCCATCGCCCGACATGACATGCTGCGCGCCGTCATCCTGCCGGACGGACGCCAGCAGATCCTCCCGGAGGTGCCCCGGTACTCCTTCCCCGTGAGGGATCTGCGTGGGCGGTCCGCGGCCGAGGTCGAGGCGGAGCTGGCGGAGGCCCGCGAGCGGTTGTCGCACCAGGTCTTCCAGGCGGACCAGTGGCCCACCTTCGAGGTGAGCGCCACGCGGATGGATGGCGATCGCACCCGCGTCCACGTGAGCGTGGATCTGCTCCACATCGACGGCGGAAGCCTGCTGCTGCTCAACCAGGATTGGATCCAGCTCTACCTGAATCCGGACAAGGCGCTGCCACCGCTGGAGCTGTCCTACCGCGACTACGTGCTGGCGGAGCAGGCGCTGCACGAGACGGAGCTGTACCGGCGCTCGATGGACTACTGGCGCGAGCGCGTGAAGGCGTTGCCGCCCGCCCCGGAACTGCCGCTGGCGAAGAAGCCGGGCTCGCACGGGAGCACCCGCTTCACCCGCCGCGATGGCCGCCTGTCCCCGGAGCTGTGGAGCCGGGTGATGGCCCGCTGCACCGCGCTCGGCCTCACTCCGTCCGCGGTGCTGATGGCCGCCTACGCGGAGGTGCTCGCCGCCTGGAGCCGCAACCCCCGGCTGACGCTCAACGTCACCCTCTTCAACCGTCTGCCGCTGCACCCGCAGGTGAACTCCCTGCTGGGTGACTTCACCTCGATGATCCTCCTCGGGGTGGATGGCTCGGTGTCGGAGCCGCTCGTCTCGCGCGTGCAGCGCCTGCAGGAGCAGCTCTGGACCGACCTGGAGCACCGCTACGTGAGCGGCGTGCAGGTGCTGCGCGAGCTGGCCCGCTACAACGGGACGGAGGCGGGTGGCATGCCCGTCGTCTTCACCAGCCTGCTCAGCCTGGGCGCGCAGGGGTACCGCCCGCCCGTCACCTCGTGGAAGGCTCTGGGCGAGGTGGCCTTCAGCCTGACGCAGACGCCGCAGGTGTGGCTGGACAACCAGGTCTTCGAGGAGGAGGGCGCGCTCGTCTACCACTGGGACGCGGTGGAGGCGCTCTTCCCGCCGGGGATGCTGGACGCCATGTTCGCCGCGTGGAACGAGCTGCTGCTGCGGCTGGCCACTCGCGAGGAGACCTGGAGCGAGCTCCGGGCCCAGCGCGTGCTGCCTCCGTCCGAGCAGCTCTCCGCCCGCGAGGCCCTCAACGCCACCTCCGCGCCCATTCCGGACAAGTCGCTGCCCCAGCTCCTCGCCGAGCAGGCCGCGCTGCGGCCCCAGCACCGCGCCGTGGTGTCCTCCTCGAAGGTGCTCACCTATGAGGAGCTCACCCGCCGGGCCTTCCACCTGGGCCAGCGTCTGGCCTCGCTGGGGGCTCGCACGGACGCGCCCGTGGCGGTGGTGATGGAGAAGGGCTGGGAGCAGGTGGTGGCCGTGTACGCCATCCACTCGGCGGGCGCGCCCTACCTGCCGGTGGATCCGGAGGTGCCTCCCGAGCGCCTGCGCTATCTGCTCCAGCAGGGCGAGGTGCGTCTGGTGCTCACGCAGCCCCAGCTGGACGCGCGGCTCTCGTGGCCCGAGGGCGTGCAGCGCCTGCTCGTGGAGGACGGCCCCGTTCCCGAGCCCGTGGCTCCGGCCGCGCTCCCGCGCTCCAACGACCTGGCCTATGTGCTCTACACCTCGGGCTCCACCGGTCTGCCCAAGGGCGTGATGATCGAGCACCGGAGCGTGATCAACCGCATCCTCGACATCAACGCGCGCTTCGCGGTGGGTCCGGAGGACAAGGCGCTCGCGCTCACGGCGCTGCACCACGACCTGTCCGTCTATGATCTCTTCGGTGCGCTGGCCGCGGGCGCCACGCTCGTCATCCCGGACGCCGACAAGGTGAAGGATCCGTCGCACCAGGCCGAGTGGATGGCTCGCGAGGGCATCACCTTCTGGAACTCGGTGCCGGCGTTCCTGGAGATGCTGGTGGAGCATCTGGAGCAGGCACCCGAGGCTCCGGCTCCGAGCGCGCTGCGCAAGGTGATCCTCGCGGGCGACTGGATTCCGGTGACGTTGCCGGAGCGGCTGCGCGCGAAGGTGCCCGAGGTGCGCATCATCGCCTCCGGTGGCCCCACGGAGACCACCGTCTGGGACATCTGGTACGAGGTGGGGACGGTGGATCCGTCGTGGCCGAGCATCCCCTACGGCAAGCCGCTGGCGAACGCG contains:
- a CDS encoding non-ribosomal peptide synthetase is translated as MSIQVLLSELARRGIQLSLVEGQIDVRAPKGSLTPELRNELARSKEELLAVMRARAGGGERQLPQLVPDPAHRHEPFPLTDIQQAYWIGRSAAYDLGDVSIHLYTELDAVGLDLERLEHAWNAAIARHDMLRAVILPDGRQQILPEVPRYSFPVRDLRGRSAAEVEAELAEARERLSHQVFQADQWPTFEVSATRMDGDRTRVHVSVDLLHIDGGSLLLLNQDWIQLYLNPDKALPPLELSYRDYVLAEQALHETELYRRSMDYWRERVKALPPAPELPLAKKPGSHGSTRFTRRDGRLSPELWSRVMARCTALGLTPSAVLMAAYAEVLAAWSRNPRLTLNVTLFNRLPLHPQVNSLLGDFTSMILLGVDGSVSEPLVSRVQRLQEQLWTDLEHRYVSGVQVLRELARYNGTEAGGMPVVFTSLLSLGAQGYRPPVTSWKALGEVAFSLTQTPQVWLDNQVFEEEGALVYHWDAVEALFPPGMLDAMFAAWNELLLRLATREETWSELRAQRVLPPSEQLSAREALNATSAPIPDKSLPQLLAEQAALRPQHRAVVSSSKVLTYEELTRRAFHLGQRLASLGARTDAPVAVVMEKGWEQVVAVYAIHSAGAPYLPVDPEVPPERLRYLLQQGEVRLVLTQPQLDARLSWPEGVQRLLVEDGPVPEPVAPAALPRSNDLAYVLYTSGSTGLPKGVMIEHRSVINRILDINARFAVGPEDKALALTALHHDLSVYDLFGALAAGATLVIPDADKVKDPSHQAEWMAREGITFWNSVPAFLEMLVEHLEQAPEAPAPSALRKVILAGDWIPVTLPERLRAKVPEVRIIASGGPTETTVWDIWYEVGTVDPSWPSIPYGKPLANARYHVLNEMLEPCPVWVPGQLYIGGAGLARGYWRDAEKTRASFITHPRTGERLYKSGDLGRWLPDGNIEFLGRVDFQVKINGQRIELGEIETTLTQHPRVRNAVALVAGGEQGKKHLVAYVVADEQSKEPEKAETPAALEPAQGGGMGPSMLTDPVQRLEFKLAKRGVRKVEPGEEVVELPAPAIDESLYALRRSHREFPKPVTMEQLGRLLQSLVSIEAGGLPKYRYPSAGGLYPVRLYVSVEPGRVEGLPGGVYYHHPAQHRLVRVSGEALGQEIHAPANKTMAAQAAFTIFLVGHLAAIAPMYGPMARDFCLLEAGYMGQLLMTESASCGIGLCGLGLVDAEAVRNRLGLGADDVLVHSLVGGGVEVSSVLKPPAEEGGGAPRSLAEELRDFLRARLPGHMVPRLVLKDALPLTPNGKVDRKALLAEAVVSTVEEVYEAPTGNLEGVLAEIVQQVLGLEQVSVTRNFFDLGANSRHVVQIHGKLRQALGMDIKVTDAFRYPSIRALAAHLGQAPQGESVTQKGRNRAEARLASRSRRQG